From Vreelandella neptunia, the proteins below share one genomic window:
- a CDS encoding OmpW/AlkL family protein, which yields MRKAALPTLLVTTVAAAAIMTSSQAFAYGAGDFFTRVGVAKVAPTSDNGSLANGALSVDVQDKTDFAFTLGYRFHDKVGVELLAALPFEHDIHLNGDNIASTKHLPPTLTLQYYPLGGTQARVQPYIGAGINYTHFSDEELAIGDLDLDDSWGAAGQVGVDLLIDDHWALNAAAWYIDIDTDAKVNGAAAGTVEIDPLVVMAGLSYRF from the coding sequence ATGCGTAAAGCCGCCCTGCCTACCCTACTTGTAACCACTGTTGCCGCTGCGGCAATAATGACCAGCAGTCAGGCATTCGCCTACGGCGCTGGTGACTTCTTTACCCGCGTGGGTGTTGCTAAAGTTGCCCCCACCAGCGACAACGGCTCACTGGCCAACGGTGCGCTGTCCGTGGATGTACAGGATAAAACCGATTTCGCGTTCACCTTGGGCTATCGTTTCCACGATAAAGTCGGCGTGGAGTTGCTGGCGGCGCTGCCGTTCGAGCACGATATCCATCTGAATGGCGATAATATCGCCTCGACCAAGCACCTACCGCCGACTCTAACGCTACAGTACTACCCGCTGGGTGGTACTCAGGCCCGCGTACAGCCCTATATCGGTGCTGGCATTAACTACACCCACTTCTCCGATGAAGAGCTGGCGATTGGTGATTTAGACCTGGATGACTCCTGGGGCGCAGCGGGCCAGGTAGGTGTCGATCTGCTTATTGACGACCACTGGGCGCTGAACGCCGCCGCTTGGTACATCGATATCGATACCGATGCGAAGGTCAATGGTGCAGCAGCGGGTACCGTTGAGATCGACCCTCTCGTGGTCATGGCAGGCCTCAGTTACCGCTTCTAA
- a CDS encoding YqcC family protein yields the protein MSTYQPLQTALLELEASMKAADLWRMPTPDAEAFASQQPFCIDTMSLPQWIRFVFIARLNALIDARAAMPAKCEVAPAVAAYLQQEKTPAHHQLLIVRAVEKVDQIVTEST from the coding sequence ATGAGTACTTATCAACCGCTGCAGACAGCGCTTCTAGAGCTAGAGGCGTCGATGAAAGCCGCCGATCTATGGCGAATGCCAACACCCGATGCAGAGGCGTTTGCCAGCCAGCAGCCATTTTGCATCGACACGATGTCGCTGCCTCAATGGATACGCTTTGTGTTTATTGCCCGCTTGAACGCTTTGATTGATGCCCGTGCTGCCATGCCCGCAAAGTGCGAGGTTGCCCCCGCTGTGGCGGCCTATTTGCAGCAGGAAAAAACACCTGCCCATCACCAACTGCTCATCGTCCGGGCGGTAGAGAAGGTCGACCAGATCGTCACTGAAAGCACTTAA
- a CDS encoding DUF3549 family protein, producing the protein MQPIQTLDEFFTRSGGEVSLYHMGRHVVPCSRESLAAFESGELAWPEPWQGQARLAIVFRLGDMPEPAIWFLALPLDEQGMIAPAQRDAFLNRLLETLGRAVSNVGREETADVDHLMKDNPLAFTPSVTFQAMLNARATHARGLPASQHFEPVEAYLSGQQVIDWQALGLQGIADYVVRMERLDADSLAPRLPELPTAVIHSLCYCLEHQPLPQALVDALQRRGEAAAQAGDIETLCACLRAVGNTEASSVGNWYTALLNDTAACGPDVLAAIAGRGWGYLEDAQRLPLFLQRLAEDERSDFAAVVRDIALIPRLRLPVMMALRDAPTGSPIQHRLTLMMSKRNA; encoded by the coding sequence ATGCAACCAATTCAAACCCTTGATGAGTTTTTTACCCGCAGCGGTGGCGAGGTTTCCCTTTACCATATGGGGCGCCATGTCGTCCCATGCTCGCGGGAGTCACTTGCTGCTTTTGAAAGTGGCGAACTGGCCTGGCCTGAACCCTGGCAAGGACAAGCTCGCTTGGCCATTGTGTTCCGCCTTGGCGATATGCCCGAGCCTGCCATTTGGTTCTTAGCCTTGCCACTGGATGAGCAGGGAATGATTGCCCCCGCCCAGCGCGATGCGTTTTTAAACCGACTGTTGGAAACACTGGGGCGCGCGGTTTCTAACGTGGGTCGTGAAGAAACAGCGGACGTGGATCACTTAATGAAGGATAATCCCCTCGCCTTCACGCCTAGCGTCACCTTCCAGGCCATGCTCAATGCACGCGCCACCCATGCGCGTGGGCTGCCTGCCAGCCAGCATTTTGAGCCGGTTGAGGCCTACTTGAGCGGCCAGCAAGTAATCGATTGGCAGGCGTTGGGGTTACAAGGGATTGCCGATTACGTCGTTCGTATGGAAAGGCTTGACGCTGATTCGTTAGCACCGCGTTTGCCTGAACTACCCACCGCCGTTATCCACTCCTTGTGCTACTGTTTAGAGCACCAACCATTGCCACAGGCGTTAGTCGACGCACTGCAGCGTCGCGGCGAAGCCGCCGCACAAGCGGGCGACATTGAAACGCTGTGTGCCTGTCTGCGTGCAGTAGGCAATACTGAAGCATCATCGGTGGGCAATTGGTACACGGCCTTACTCAATGACACAGCGGCCTGTGGGCCGGATGTACTCGCTGCAATAGCCGGGCGTGGTTGGGGCTATCTTGAAGACGCTCAGCGCCTGCCGCTTTTTCTGCAACGCTTAGCGGAAGATGAGCGTAGCGATTTTGCCGCCGTAGTACGTGATATTGCGTTAATACCCAGGCTACGCTTACCGGTCATGATGGCTCTACGGGATGCGCCTACTGGCTCTCCTATTCAACACCGTTTGACCCTGATGATGTCAAAGAGGAATGCTTGA
- a CDS encoding ATP-dependent zinc protease: protein MKELPYQAKAVIGRREMVTLPELGLHLCCKADTGARTSALHAEDIETHEDEHGQLWVSFITHSGGPTTPAHRYSLHLHDRRRITSSNGHSEWRYVIRTPMQMGDLNFPVELTLTDRSNMRHPMLLGRRAMRRLMVAPGAAFLHGEP from the coding sequence GTGAAGGAATTACCCTATCAGGCCAAAGCGGTCATTGGCCGCCGCGAGATGGTGACGCTACCTGAACTAGGGCTTCACCTATGCTGTAAAGCAGACACGGGCGCGCGTACTTCTGCTCTGCATGCAGAAGATATAGAGACGCATGAAGATGAACATGGCCAACTGTGGGTCAGCTTTATTACCCACAGTGGTGGCCCGACAACGCCGGCCCACCGCTACAGTTTGCACTTGCATGATCGGCGCCGCATTACTAGCTCCAACGGTCATAGCGAGTGGCGTTATGTTATTCGCACCCCTATGCAGATGGGCGATTTGAATTTCCCTGTTGAACTCACCCTTACTGACCGCAGCAATATGCGTCACCCAATGCTGCTAGGACGCCGCGCCATGCGCCGCCTCATGGTTGCACCCGGTGCTGCATTCTTGCACGGTGAGCCTTAA
- the rimK gene encoding 30S ribosomal protein S6--L-glutamate ligase — protein MHIALLSRNRNLYSTRRLVEAAEQRGHTARVVDTLRCYMSITSHHPSIHYKGQEIEPFDAVIPRIGASVTFYGCALLRQFEMMGTYVINDNVSITRSRDKLRSLQLLSRKGLGLPITGFAHSPDDIPDLITMVKGAPLVIKLLEGTQGIGVVLAETNQAAESVIQAFMGMKANIMVQEYIKEARGADIRCLVIGDKVVASMKRQAADGEFRSNLHRGGSASVIRITPEERSTAIRAAKAMGLRVAGVDLLRSNHGPVIMEVNSSPGLQGIENATGKDIAGMIIEHIERNATPARKAPPKPKG, from the coding sequence ATGCATATCGCTCTGCTGTCACGCAATCGCAATTTGTACTCTACCCGCCGCTTGGTTGAAGCCGCAGAGCAGCGCGGGCATACCGCCCGCGTGGTGGACACGCTGCGCTGCTATATGAGCATTACCTCGCACCACCCTTCGATCCACTATAAAGGCCAAGAGATTGAGCCTTTCGATGCGGTGATCCCGCGCATTGGTGCATCAGTCACCTTTTATGGCTGCGCGCTGTTGCGTCAGTTTGAGATGATGGGCACCTACGTTATCAACGATAACGTCTCGATTACCCGTTCGCGGGATAAATTGCGCTCACTGCAGCTGCTATCGCGCAAAGGGTTGGGGCTGCCGATTACCGGCTTCGCCCACTCACCGGACGACATTCCCGACCTGATCACCATGGTTAAAGGTGCACCACTGGTCATCAAACTGCTGGAAGGTACCCAGGGGATTGGCGTGGTATTGGCGGAAACTAATCAAGCGGCAGAATCTGTGATTCAGGCGTTCATGGGTATGAAAGCCAATATAATGGTGCAGGAGTACATTAAAGAGGCGCGTGGCGCCGATATTCGCTGCTTGGTGATCGGCGATAAGGTAGTCGCCTCGATGAAGCGTCAGGCGGCGGATGGTGAGTTCCGCTCGAACCTACACCGCGGTGGCTCCGCTAGCGTGATCCGGATCACCCCTGAAGAGCGCTCAACGGCTATCCGTGCAGCTAAAGCCATGGGGCTGCGCGTTGCAGGTGTCGATTTACTCCGATCCAATCACGGTCCGGTGATTATGGAGGTTAACTCTTCGCCTGGTTTGCAGGGCATTGAGAACGCCACCGGCAAAGATATTGCAGGAATGATCATTGAACACATTGAAAGAAACGCCACACCAGCCCGTAAAGCGCCGCCCAAGCCTAAAGGCTAA
- a CDS encoding SanA/YdcF family protein, whose product MHNLLLKWLKRLLMSLGALSLLATLLFIGGNFWVLATTAAYIERQPQQCRPAEVGIVFGTSHWTRSGVRNPHFHARMRTAATLIEQSQVEHLLLSGDNRTQAYNEPRAMWRELYRRGVASEQLTMDFAGFSTYDTLARARDVFQLDKALLITQSWHLPRAVYIGRELGIDVTGCVADDPTVAVGWRLKLREWAARVATLGDLYVWGREPYFLGTPEPIELPRQTPIDLILPSLNERFSPP is encoded by the coding sequence ATGCATAACCTTTTGTTGAAATGGCTAAAGCGTTTATTAATGTCGCTAGGAGCACTGTCGCTGCTGGCGACATTGCTGTTTATAGGCGGCAATTTTTGGGTGCTCGCGACGACCGCCGCATATATTGAGCGTCAGCCGCAGCAGTGTCGTCCAGCAGAGGTGGGGATTGTCTTCGGTACGTCTCACTGGACGCGCAGCGGTGTGCGAAACCCGCACTTCCATGCGCGCATGCGAACCGCTGCGACTTTAATTGAGCAGTCCCAGGTCGAGCATCTTTTGCTCTCCGGGGATAATCGTACCCAGGCGTATAACGAGCCGCGTGCAATGTGGCGCGAGCTGTATCGCCGCGGCGTCGCGTCTGAGCAGTTGACCATGGACTTTGCTGGTTTTAGCACCTACGACACGCTAGCGCGTGCTCGGGATGTGTTTCAGCTTGATAAAGCTCTGCTGATTACCCAGAGCTGGCATCTTCCCCGCGCGGTATATATTGGGCGCGAGCTAGGTATCGATGTCACTGGCTGTGTTGCGGATGATCCCACCGTAGCAGTGGGTTGGCGTTTAAAGCTGCGCGAATGGGCAGCGCGCGTAGCTACCCTGGGCGATCTCTATGTGTGGGGGAGGGAGCCCTATTTTCTCGGTACGCCCGAGCCCATCGAGTTACCCAGGCAGACGCCCATAGACCTTATTCTGCCATCGCTCAACGAGCGCTTTAGCCCACCATAA
- the sufT gene encoding putative Fe-S cluster assembly protein SufT encodes MDLEQVASLERGQQLPLQRDVEAIAIPFGSTETLAEDSVVSVMQAKGSTVSVGFEGRLYLIEGRNLDALGLESLPRPTLPETATEEEIEQFVWEQLRTCFDPEIPVNIVDLGLVYGCRIERLISGERMVTIRMTLTAPGCGMGDVIAADARNKILGAPQISKVHTEIVFSPPWSRDMMSDEAKLELGMF; translated from the coding sequence ATGGATCTTGAGCAAGTTGCCAGCCTAGAGCGTGGCCAACAGCTACCGCTACAGCGTGATGTGGAGGCTATTGCCATTCCATTTGGCAGTACGGAAACACTGGCTGAAGATAGCGTTGTTAGCGTTATGCAGGCGAAAGGCAGTACGGTAAGCGTCGGTTTTGAAGGGCGCCTCTACCTGATTGAGGGGCGCAACCTGGATGCTTTGGGGCTTGAGTCGCTACCGCGGCCTACGCTGCCGGAAACGGCGACCGAGGAGGAGATTGAGCAGTTCGTGTGGGAACAGCTGCGCACCTGCTTTGACCCGGAGATACCGGTCAATATCGTTGACTTAGGGCTTGTCTACGGCTGCCGCATTGAGCGCCTTATCAGTGGTGAGCGTATGGTGACAATCCGCATGACGCTAACGGCCCCTGGGTGTGGGATGGGCGATGTGATCGCGGCGGATGCGCGCAATAAGATCCTCGGTGCGCCGCAGATCAGCAAGGTTCACACCGAAATAGTCTTCAGTCCGCCCTGGAGCCGTGACATGATGAGTGACGAGGCCAAGCTTGAACTCGGCATGTTCTAA
- a CDS encoding cysteine desulfurase, whose translation MPHSVIEPTPSPFETGTVQASPAQATFDVMRLRQDFPVLAREVHGKPLIYLDNAATSQTPQQVIDVFSDYYSRYNANIHRGLHTLADEATAAFEGTRHRVKAFLNAEDARQIIFTRGTTEAINLVVHSWGRANLAPGDEVLISMLEHHSNIVPWQLLAAEIGFTIKVIPVESNGALDMAAYRSLLSERTKLVAVNHVSNALGTINPVQEMATLAHQQGALILIDGAQAAPHQVVDVQAIDADFYAFSGHKVYGPTGVGVLYGKQALLEAMPPWQGGGEMISTVSFDAGTTFAAIPHKFEAGTPAIAEVIALGRALEWMESIGIDAIGAWEGQLLDHATQAVGQIDGLRILGTAPEKAAVLSFIVEGAHSQDIGLLIDQLGVAIRTGHHCAQPLLHHFGVDATCRASFAAYNTLEEVNRFVEALQRVIGMVR comes from the coding sequence ATGCCACATTCCGTTATTGAGCCAACGCCTAGCCCGTTTGAAACAGGCACTGTGCAAGCAAGCCCTGCGCAAGCGACCTTTGATGTTATGCGCCTGCGTCAGGACTTTCCGGTACTAGCCCGTGAGGTGCATGGCAAGCCGCTGATCTATTTAGACAATGCGGCCACTAGCCAAACGCCTCAGCAGGTGATTGACGTGTTTAGCGATTACTACTCGCGCTATAACGCCAATATTCACCGCGGGCTGCATACCCTCGCCGATGAGGCGACGGCGGCGTTTGAAGGTACGCGCCACCGGGTTAAGGCGTTCCTGAATGCGGAAGATGCGCGTCAGATCATCTTTACCCGCGGTACCACGGAAGCTATCAACTTAGTCGTGCACAGCTGGGGGCGCGCAAATCTTGCTCCCGGCGATGAAGTGCTGATTTCCATGTTGGAGCACCACTCCAATATTGTTCCATGGCAGCTGTTGGCTGCCGAGATTGGCTTTACCATCAAGGTGATTCCCGTTGAGTCCAACGGCGCATTGGATATGGCTGCCTATCGCTCGCTGCTGAGTGAGCGTACTAAGCTGGTGGCGGTGAATCATGTCTCTAATGCCCTGGGAACCATTAACCCTGTGCAAGAGATGGCAACCCTTGCCCATCAGCAGGGTGCGCTGATTTTGATTGATGGTGCTCAGGCAGCACCACACCAAGTGGTCGATGTGCAGGCCATTGATGCCGACTTCTATGCTTTCTCTGGCCACAAAGTGTACGGGCCGACAGGCGTTGGCGTGCTCTACGGCAAGCAGGCGCTGCTTGAGGCGATGCCTCCCTGGCAGGGCGGTGGCGAGATGATCAGCACCGTCTCTTTTGATGCGGGCACCACCTTTGCTGCTATTCCGCATAAGTTTGAAGCGGGCACGCCCGCTATTGCGGAGGTCATTGCCCTGGGTCGAGCGCTTGAGTGGATGGAGAGCATTGGCATAGACGCCATCGGTGCCTGGGAAGGCCAGTTGCTCGATCACGCTACCCAGGCGGTTGGTCAAATCGATGGTCTGCGTATTTTGGGCACTGCGCCGGAGAAGGCGGCCGTTCTTTCCTTTATTGTGGAAGGGGCGCATTCGCAAGATATTGGCCTGCTGATCGATCAGCTTGGCGTCGCCATTCGTACCGGTCACCACTGCGCGCAGCCCTTGTTGCACCATTTCGGGGTCGATGCGACGTGCCGTGCTTCATTCGCGGCGTATAATACCCTCGAAGAAGTGAATCGCTTTGTTGAAGCACTCCAACGTGTCATTGGTATGGTGCGTTAA
- the sufD gene encoding Fe-S cluster assembly protein SufD, with protein MSDTQTFLDTLKARSSNYTAEPTWIAARRQAGAARFEALGFPTRRDEEWKYTDVRSIAQGNFALADNAEFSPASAAALTLPIDAYRLTFVDGVFSSALSDLDTLPSSVQVLPLSKALAENHEAVGGPLGRLTGVDFSPFAALNTAFMEEGAVVRIAPGTVVEKPILLQFLSRAGQPVMCHPRVLVEAGGRSEATLIEHYTGESEATNFTNVVGELMLDRGAILAHYKLQEAPLGDLHVASIHVEQGRDTRYTSYNLSLGGALVRNDLISDLNGQGAETNFLGLFFGQGRQHVDNHTKVNHNAPLTFSNENYKGILDDRAHGVFNGKVYVKRDSQKIEGFQSNQNLLLSDRAHIDAKPELEIYADDVKCSHGTTTGQLDEEAIYALRTRGIDEATARGLLTLAFAGEVLDKVTLDEIAERVELAVAGKLPERFNLAGLVEAAVSLND; from the coding sequence ATGAGCGATACGCAAACCTTTTTAGATACGCTGAAGGCGCGCAGCTCGAACTACACGGCGGAGCCCACCTGGATCGCCGCGCGTCGCCAAGCCGGTGCCGCGCGTTTTGAAGCGCTGGGTTTCCCCACTCGCCGTGATGAAGAGTGGAAGTACACTGACGTGCGCTCGATTGCCCAGGGCAACTTTGCCCTCGCCGACAACGCCGAGTTCTCACCGGCCAGTGCCGCGGCGCTAACGCTGCCGATTGATGCATACCGGCTGACATTTGTGGATGGCGTTTTCTCATCGGCGCTCTCAGACTTAGACACACTGCCGTCAAGCGTTCAGGTGTTACCGCTCTCCAAGGCGCTAGCAGAGAACCACGAAGCCGTGGGTGGGCCGCTGGGGCGTTTAACCGGGGTTGATTTCTCACCCTTCGCGGCGCTAAACACTGCCTTTATGGAAGAGGGTGCAGTGGTTCGCATTGCACCGGGAACAGTGGTTGAAAAGCCCATTCTGCTGCAGTTTCTGTCCCGTGCGGGCCAGCCAGTAATGTGCCATCCGCGTGTATTGGTAGAAGCAGGCGGGCGCAGTGAAGCGACGCTGATCGAGCACTATACCGGCGAAAGCGAAGCGACTAACTTTACCAATGTGGTTGGCGAGCTGATGCTTGACCGGGGCGCGATCCTGGCCCACTACAAGCTGCAAGAAGCGCCGCTGGGTGATTTGCACGTGGCGAGCATTCACGTAGAGCAAGGTCGCGATACGCGCTATACCTCCTACAACCTGAGCCTGGGCGGCGCGCTGGTGCGTAACGACTTGATCAGTGACTTGAATGGCCAGGGCGCCGAAACCAACTTCCTGGGCCTGTTCTTTGGTCAGGGTCGTCAGCATGTCGACAACCACACCAAGGTCAACCACAATGCGCCGCTGACGTTCTCCAATGAGAACTACAAGGGCATTCTGGATGACCGCGCCCACGGGGTGTTTAACGGCAAGGTGTACGTCAAGCGTGATAGTCAGAAGATTGAAGGCTTTCAGAGTAACCAAAACCTGCTGCTATCGGATCGCGCCCACATCGATGCCAAGCCGGAGCTTGAGATCTATGCGGATGACGTCAAGTGCTCACACGGCACGACTACAGGTCAGTTAGACGAAGAGGCAATCTACGCGCTGCGTACCCGCGGTATCGATGAAGCCACTGCCCGGGGGCTGCTCACGCTCGCTTTTGCTGGCGAGGTGTTGGACAAAGTCACTCTGGATGAGATTGCCGAGCGCGTTGAATTAGCGGTCGCCGGCAAGCTGCCAGAGCGCTTCAATCTTGCCGGGCTTGTCGAAGCGGCGGTTTCACTTAACGACTAG
- the sufC gene encoding Fe-S cluster assembly ATPase SufC encodes MLQVNDLHVSVEGNEILKGLTLTIKAGEVHAIMGPNGAGKSTLSAVIAGKDGYEVTQGTITFEGKDVLEMEIEERAQAGLLLGFQYPVEIPGVKNIYLLKSALNAQRVARGEGEMPAPEFMKLVKEKLGYMKMDASFLQRAVNEGFSGGEKKRNEILQMLVLQPKLAMLDEIDSGLDIDAMKIVADGVNSLRAEDRAILLVTHYQRLLDYIVPDKVHVLVDGRIVKTGDAELAKQLEANGYEGIEESVA; translated from the coding sequence ATGTTGCAAGTGAATGATTTACACGTCTCCGTCGAAGGTAATGAAATCCTCAAAGGCCTGACCCTGACCATCAAGGCGGGTGAAGTGCACGCCATTATGGGGCCGAACGGCGCGGGTAAATCGACTCTATCCGCGGTGATTGCCGGTAAAGACGGCTACGAAGTCACACAGGGCACGATTACCTTTGAAGGCAAAGACGTGCTGGAGATGGAGATTGAAGAGCGCGCCCAGGCCGGCTTGCTGCTGGGTTTCCAGTACCCGGTGGAGATTCCAGGGGTTAAAAACATCTACCTGCTGAAATCAGCGCTTAATGCCCAGCGGGTAGCCCGTGGCGAAGGCGAAATGCCCGCACCGGAGTTTATGAAGCTGGTCAAAGAAAAGCTGGGCTATATGAAAATGGACGCCAGCTTCCTCCAGCGCGCCGTTAACGAAGGCTTCTCCGGCGGTGAGAAAAAGCGCAATGAGATTTTGCAAATGCTGGTACTACAGCCGAAGCTCGCCATGCTCGATGAGATCGATTCGGGGCTGGATATCGACGCCATGAAAATCGTCGCCGACGGCGTTAACAGCCTGCGCGCTGAAGACCGCGCCATTCTACTGGTCACCCACTACCAGCGCCTGCTGGATTACATCGTGCCGGATAAAGTTCACGTCCTGGTCGATGGCCGTATTGTCAAAACCGGCGACGCCGAGCTGGCTAAACAGCTGGAAGCCAACGGGTACGAAGGTATCGAGGAGTCTGTGGCATGA
- the sufB gene encoding Fe-S cluster assembly protein SufB: protein MASEEMEQLVRREYKDGFVTDIESDTLPPGLDENTIAFISKKKGEPEWMLEWRLDAYRQWLKMKAPSWAHLDYPPIDYQSISYFSAPKRPEDRPQSLDEVDPKLLETYEKLGIPLHERAALAGVAVDAVFDSVSVATTFKKQLGEAGVIFCSISEAIRDYPELIKQYLGTVVPVADNYFAALNSAVFTDGSFVFVPEGVTCPMELSTYFRINAANTGQFERTLIICESRAQVSYLEGCTAPMRDENQLHAAVVELVALDDAYIKYSTVQNWYPGDENGVGGIYNFVTKRGDCRGDRSRISWTQVETGSAITWKYPSCVLRGKDSIGEFYSVAVTNGRQQADTGTKMIHIGEGTRSYIVAKGISAGRSDQSYRGLVKIGPRAKGARNFTQCDSLLIGDKCGAHTFPYQEIGNSTATIEHEATTSKIGEDQLFYCQSRGISEEDAVSMIVNGFCKDVFQELPMEFAVEAEALLNVTLEGAVG from the coding sequence ATGGCAAGCGAAGAAATGGAACAGTTGGTTCGTCGCGAATACAAAGATGGCTTTGTAACCGATATTGAGAGCGACACTCTGCCACCTGGCCTGGATGAAAACACCATCGCCTTTATTTCCAAAAAGAAGGGCGAGCCGGAGTGGATGCTGGAGTGGCGTCTGGATGCCTACCGCCAGTGGTTGAAGATGAAAGCTCCTTCCTGGGCGCATCTCGACTATCCGCCGATCGATTACCAGTCGATCTCCTATTTCAGTGCACCGAAACGCCCGGAAGACCGCCCGCAAAGCCTGGATGAAGTGGATCCCAAACTGCTGGAGACCTATGAGAAGCTGGGTATCCCGCTGCACGAACGCGCTGCGCTGGCAGGCGTTGCCGTTGATGCGGTGTTTGACTCCGTTTCGGTCGCCACTACCTTCAAAAAGCAGCTGGGCGAAGCAGGGGTTATCTTCTGCTCCATCTCTGAAGCTATCCGCGACTACCCGGAGCTGATCAAGCAGTATTTGGGCACCGTGGTTCCCGTGGCGGACAACTACTTTGCCGCGCTGAACTCAGCGGTGTTTACCGATGGCTCCTTTGTGTTTGTGCCAGAAGGCGTGACTTGCCCGATGGAGCTGTCTACCTACTTCCGTATTAACGCGGCCAACACCGGCCAGTTTGAGCGCACGCTGATTATTTGCGAAAGCCGTGCCCAGGTCTCTTACCTGGAAGGCTGTACCGCACCGATGCGCGACGAAAATCAGCTTCACGCTGCAGTGGTCGAGCTTGTCGCTCTGGATGACGCCTATATCAAATACTCCACCGTGCAGAACTGGTATCCCGGTGATGAAAATGGCGTAGGCGGTATCTATAACTTCGTCACCAAGCGCGGCGACTGCCGCGGCGACCGTTCACGGATCAGCTGGACACAGGTAGAAACCGGCTCGGCGATTACCTGGAAATACCCCTCCTGCGTCCTGCGTGGTAAAGACAGCATTGGAGAATTCTACTCAGTCGCCGTTACCAACGGACGCCAGCAGGCCGATACCGGCACCAAGATGATTCACATTGGCGAAGGTACGCGTTCCTATATCGTTGCCAAGGGTATCTCCGCAGGCAGGAGTGACCAGTCCTATCGCGGCCTGGTGAAAATTGGCCCACGGGCCAAAGGGGCGCGTAACTTTACCCAGTGTGACTCGTTGCTGATTGGCGATAAGTGCGGTGCGCACACCTTCCCTTATCAGGAAATTGGTAACAGCACGGCGACCATTGAGCACGAGGCGACCACCTCGAAAATCGGTGAAGACCAGTTGTTCTACTGCCAGAGCCGCGGTATCTCGGAAGAGGACGCTGTCAGCATGATCGTTAACGGTTTCTGTAAAGACGTCTTCCAAGAGCTGCCCATGGAGTTCGCCGTTGAAGCCGAAGCGCTGCTCAACGTGACCCTGGAAGGCGCGGTCGGCTAA
- a CDS encoding SUF system Fe-S cluster assembly regulator, with protein MLKLSRLTDYAAVVMAQIARHPQASHAAAELAEAVQLPHPTVSKTLKMLVRAGLLVSQRGAQGGYRLARPASQITAADIIAAIEGPVAMTECSQAEGDCELVATCGVADNWQRVSLAMRTLLESVTLAHLADTAPIKLPVQLPIQTISLSAASA; from the coding sequence ATGCTTAAGCTTTCTCGGCTGACAGACTATGCCGCGGTGGTCATGGCGCAAATTGCCCGCCATCCCCAGGCGTCGCATGCAGCGGCAGAGTTAGCAGAGGCCGTGCAGTTGCCCCATCCGACGGTTAGTAAAACGCTCAAAATGCTTGTGCGGGCAGGGCTGCTGGTTTCCCAGCGTGGCGCCCAAGGCGGTTACCGCCTGGCTCGGCCTGCATCGCAGATTACCGCCGCCGATATTATTGCGGCGATTGAAGGCCCCGTCGCCATGACCGAGTGCAGCCAAGCAGAAGGCGATTGTGAGCTTGTGGCTACCTGCGGTGTGGCAGACAACTGGCAGCGGGTCTCCTTGGCCATGCGTACGCTGCTTGAAAGCGTGACGCTGGCGCATCTGGCTGATACAGCGCCAATTAAGCTGCCAGTCCAACTGCCTATTCAAACGATCAGCCTGTCGGCGGCGTCGGCCTAA
- a CDS encoding putative motility protein, whose translation MDSAVNNMVSASMALQQVQISQQAQLSVFKQALDGSASQIAALMEGVSMDPQLATSGSVGTQINTTA comes from the coding sequence ATGGATTCAGCGGTAAATAACATGGTAAGTGCATCAATGGCGCTTCAGCAGGTGCAGATAAGCCAACAGGCCCAGCTCAGCGTTTTTAAACAGGCGTTAGATGGCAGTGCATCACAGATTGCCGCCCTGATGGAGGGCGTTTCGATGGATCCACAATTGGCCACTAGTGGCAGCGTCGGCACGCAGATTAATACCACTGCGTAA